TTCCGCGGAACCGGGGCGGGTCGCGCGCTCCTGCGCCACATCGTCGATGCGGCGCGACAGCGCGGCATCCGCTCGCTGTGGCTCGAAACCGGCGCCGACGAGGGGTTCCTTCCCGCGCGACGTCTCTACGAGAGCGAGGGGTTCGCGCCCTGCGGTCCGTTCGCCGACTACCGGCCCGACCAGCTGTCGGTGTTCATGACGCGCGTCCTCTGACGCGCGTCATGAACACCGACAGGAAATACGAGGGCCACCGCGAAAGCGGCGACACCCTCGCCGGTACCGGTGAAACCGAGCCCATCGGTCGTCGTGGCCGACACGGAGACGGGAGCCCCGAGCGCCTCCGACAGCACCCGCTCGGCCTCGACCCGGCGGTCGGCGAACCGCGGGCGCCGCGCCTGAACCTGCACCGACACGTTGCCGATCGCGAATCCCGCCTCGGCCACGAGCGCCCGCGTGCGTTCGAGGAACGCCGCCGCATGCGCCCCCGCGTACTGGGGCTGATCTGTGCCGAAGTGCAGACCGATGTCGCCGAGTCCCGCCGCGGCCAGCAGCGCATCGACGATCGCGTGCGCCACGGCATCCCCGTCGGAGTGTCCGTGCAGCGCCGTCTCGCCCGGCCAGTGCAGCCCCGCGAGCCACAGGTCGCCCTCGCCGCCGAACGCGTGAACATCGGTCCCGATGCCGACGCGCGGCACCGTCACGCCGGTCGACGCGCCCGCGTGCCGAGGGGCGGCGGCACGCACGGTCGACTGCCCGCTGTGGAGGATGCCGCGGGCGCGCTCCAGGTCGGCGGGCGTCGTGATCTTGAAGCCGCGTTCGTCGCCGGGCACGGTGACGACGACGTGTCCGGCGGCCTGCACGAGCGCGGCGTCGTCGGTGTGATCGCCGTCGGCTTCGGCCATCGCCGCGAAGAGGACGTCGCGCCGGAAGCCCTGCGGTGTCTGCGCGGCGGCGAGCTCGGAGCGGTCGACGGGGGCGATGACCTCCTCGCCCGCGACACGTTTGACGGTGTCGACGACCGGCAGCACCGGCAGCACCGCATCGCGTCCGGCCTCGAGCGCGGACTGCACGCGCGCGAACACTTCGGGCGGGGTGAGGGCGCGTGCGGCGTCGTGCACGAGCACGAACTCGACGTCGGGCCAGACGGCATCCAGACCCGCGGCGACGGACTGCTGTCGGGTGTCGCCGCCGGCGACGACCGACACGAGGTCGCCCCGCGACGCACCGTCGGCCGTCTCCGCCACCGCTTCATCGACCTCCGTGCGCGCATCGCCCACCCGGTCGCGCGGCACCACGATGACGATCTGCGCGGGTGAGGCGGCCAGCACGCCACGCAGCGCGTGTCGGAGGATCGTGTGCGCGTCGATGCCCACGAACGCTTTCGGGGCGTCGGCGCCCAGGCGCGTGCCCGAGCCGGCGGCGACGACGACGATCGCGGTGCGGGGACGGGCGATCTGCGCGCTGCTCATGCCCTCGACACTACCGAGGCGGCGCGCGTCCGCGCGGCGAAGAGCGGATGCCGCAGCAGCACGACCGACACCGTCAGCAGCACGGTGCCGCCGACGGCGAGCGGCAGGTCGAGGAACCACTGCATCACGGCGAACGGCGGCGCGACGGCGCACAGCCACGCGATGCCCACGACCACCGGGCTCGGCGAGGGGCCGAGCGTGCCCAGCGCCTCCCACCGGGCGATGAGGACCGAGAGCGCGAGCACGGCCGCGAGCACGACGACGAACATCAGCGGCCGTGACCACCACCACGCCGCCGAGGAGGGCGTCGGTGCCGCGCCGGGGATGAGGAGGGTGACACCGGTGACCGCGAGGATCACGGGCAAGTGCCACAGGTACACGGTCATGAGCCGCGTGCCCAGGAGGAACAGGAATCCCTGCACCGCGCGTACGCGCGTGAGCCGGGTGAGGGCGGGGCGCAGCACCCGGAGCAGGCACGCCTGGGCGAGCCCCAGCAGCACGAGCGGCAGAGTGGGCGGATTGAGGTTGCCCAGCATCGACGGCGAGTACGGACCCCAGGCCACCAGGGGCCACAGCGCGAGACCGCACGCCGCCGCGATCAGCAGAAGGATGCCGGTCGGGCGGCGGTCGAACCAGCCGTCGCGGTACCAGAACCCGAGCTGCTGGATCAGCGGCCACACGAACAACAGGTTCAGCAGCCCGATCTCGGTGACACCGGTCGCGAACCGCGCGATATCGACCACGACGACACCCGCCGCCAGGACGGCGACCGTGCCGCGCGGTGCGCGCTCGTGGAGGCGCACCAGGACGGGCACGAGCGCCTGGCAGATGAGGTAGGCGGCGAGGAACCACAGAGGCGATCCCGCGCCGACCGCCGCCGCTGCGACGAGGTCGGGCGCGATGCCCGCCAGCGTCGTCGCGCCCAGCACGAGCGCGAAGAACGCGAAGACGGGCAGCGCCGGTTGCGCGAGGCGCAGGGTGCGCGTGCGGATGAACCCGACGGCATCCCCGCCTTTGCGCGTCCACGACGCCCAGCCCGCCGCCGAGGCGAAGCCGCCGACGACGAAGAAGAGCGGCATGATCTGGCCGACCCACGTCGCCGCGTCGAACCACGGCTCCTGCTCCGCCGGCCGCGACGTGACCAACTGGCCGTCGGGACCCGGACCGATGCCCACCATCAGGAGGTGGACGACGATCACGAACACGACGCAGAGGACGCGTGCGAGATCGAGCGTCAGATCACGATCGGACAGATCGGGCCGCGTCGCCGGTGAGGCGGGAGTGCTCATCGCACCATCATGGCGGGCGCGCGACGGAATCACCGCGAACGCGCGGTGCCGCGACGGGAGACCGTCAGCTGGCGAGGACGTCGTCGAGCACGCTCGACGCCTTCTCCTCTTCGGTCTTCAGCGCGAGAGCGATCTCGGACACGAGGATCTGGCGCGCCTTCGCGAGCATGCGCTTCTCACCGGCAGAAAGACCGCGGTCCTGGTCACGGCGCCACAGGTCGCGGACGACCTCGCTCACCTTGATGACGTCGCCGGACGCGAGCTTCTCGAGGTTCGCCTTGTACCGGCGCGACCAGTTCGTGGGCTCCTCGGTGAACGGTGCGCGCAGCACGTCGAACACCTTCTCCAGACCGTCCTTGCCGATCACGTCGCGAACACCGACCAGATCGACGTTCTCCGCCGGGACCTCGATGATGAGGTCTCCCTGCGTGACGTTGAGCTTCAGGTATTTCTTGGTCTCGCCCTTGATGATCCGGTCTTTGACCTCGATGATCGTCGCGGCGCCGTGGTGCGGATAGACGACCGTCTCGCCAACCTCAAAAAGCATGCAGTTATGTCCTTTCGGCAACCTCAAGGATACCACAGCGCAGATAGGGTAAGGTTCGCCGCCTGACCTCGGCGACGCCCCACCCGGCGCCTCCCGCACGGCTTCAGTCTGCACGAAACCGGATCTAGGATGGACTCGTCAGCCTGTCGCATCCAGTCCTGGAGGACCCGTGATCTCGCGCCGCCTCGCGCCCCTCGCCCTCGGAGTCGCCGTCGTGCTCGGCGCGACCGGTTGCTCGATGATCTCCCCGCAGGCGACGACGATCGAATACTCCGCGTCCGACGGCGTCAACGTTCCGGCATCCGGGCCGCTCAAGATCCGCAACGCGATGGTCATCGCCAACGAAGACGGCACGCTGGGCAACCTCGTCGCTGCGATCGTCAACGACACCGACGAGCCGCAGACCCTCAACGTGGGTGTCGGCGGCCGCGTCGCGACCGTGCAGGTCCCCGCGCGCACCGCGGTCAGCCTCGGCGTCGACGAAGACCCGCTCCTCATCGACGCGCTCGGCGTCAAGCCCGGCGAGACCGTCGACATCGCCTTCCAGTCGGGCGACGGCGCGGGGGTCGAGATCGCGGTGCCCGTGCTCGACGGCACCCTCCCGCAGTACGCCGAGTTCGTGCCGGTCGCCGCTCCCGCCATCGGCTGACCACCCGCGCGAGCTTTCGCCTCGCACGGCCGTTCCCCGCCTCTTCGCCGGCGCTCGCCCGCGCTCGCCCGCGTCAACCTGCGGGTGTGCGCCGCGCGCACTCGCAGAACGACGCAGACGGATGCCCCTGCCGAGGGATGGCCCCTGCCGACGGATGCCGCGACGGCGACCCTGCGGTCAGCCCTCGAAGCGGTAGCCGAGGCCACGCACCGTCAGGAGCATGACGGGCTCGCTCGGGTTCTCCTCGATGCGCGAGCGGATGCGCTTGATATGCACGTCGAGCGTCTTCGTGTCGCCGAAGTAGTCGCTCCCCCACACGCGGTCGATGAGCTGACCGCGCGTGAGCACGCGACCGGCGTTGCGCATGAGCACCTCGAGCAGCTCGAACTCCTTGAGCGGCATGGGGATCTCCGCGCCGCCGACGGCAACGGTGTGACGGTCGATGTCGATGCGGACGCGCCCTCCCTCGACGATCCGGTCGTCGACGTCGAGCTCCGGACCCTCCGCGCGGCGGAGGACGGCCCGCATCCGGGCCAGCAGCTCGCGCGACGAGTACGGCTTCGTCACGTAGTCGTCGGCACCGAGTTCGAGACCCACGACGATGTCGACTTCGGAGTCCTTCGCGGTGAGCATGATGATCGGCACCGCCGAGGTCGTGCGGATCACCCGGCACACCTCGGTGCCCGGCATCCCGGGGAGCATGAGGTCCAGGAGCACGATGTCGGCACCGCGCGCGGTGAACGCATCGAGCGCCGTCGGGCCGTCCTCGGCGATCTCCACCTCGAACCCTTCCCGTCGCAGGAGGTAGGCGAGCGGGTCGGCCAGGTCGGGCTCGTCCTCGACGATCAGGACGCGGGTCATCTCTTCTCTCCCTTCACCCGCGTGGTTTCGCGGGTGGACTTCTTCTTGTTCTTCTTCGCCGACCGCTTCTTGCGGCGCGGTGCCTGCTCGGGGGCGGCGACGGCCGCGAGGCGGACGGTGAACGTCGAGCCCCGGCCGGGACGCGACCACAGCTCGACCTCGCCGCCGTGGCGCTGCACGGCGTGCTTGACGATCGAGAGCCCGAGGCCGGTGCCCCCCGTGCGGCGCGAGCGTGCCTGATCGGCGCGATAGAAGCGCTCGAACACGCGCGCCTGCTCCCCCTCGGGGATGCCGATACCGCGGTCGGTGACAGCGATCTCGACCGCGGCGTCGACGACTTTCACTCCTACCCCGACCTGCGAACCCGCCGGGGAGTAGGCGATGGCGTTGGCGATGAGGTTGGCGATCGCCTCCGTCAGCACCTGCACGTCGCCGCGCACGTAGGCGCCCCGCTCACCTCCGCGGACGATCGTGATCTGGTTCGCCTCTGCGGCGACGGCCTGCGACTCGACGGCGGCCGTGAGCACTTCGTCGACGGAGACGTCGCGCAGCTCGGTCAGGTCGTCGGCGGCCTGCAGCCGCGACAGGTTCATGATCCGCGAGGTCAGCTGCCCGAGGCGCGCGGCCTCGGCGCCCAGGCGACTCGCGAAGTGACGCACCTGGTCGGGGTCGTCGGCGGCCGACTCGATCGCCTCCGCGAGGAGAGTCACGGCACCCACGGGCGTCTTCAACTCGTGGCTCGTGTTGGCGACGAAGTCGCGTCGCATCTCCTCGACGCGCTCCCGCTCGGTGATGTCGCGGATGACGAGGAGCGTGAGCCTCGGGGTGATCCCGCTCGCGCGTGCCACGACCGAACGCAGCTCCACGCCGCGGCGGAGGCGCAGCGTCTCCACCTCGGGACGGCCGGTGGTGCGGCTGGCGCGTACGAGGGAGCGCAGCTCCTCCGCCGCCAGCAGTTCGCCCTCGCTCATGCCGAACAGCTCGGCCGGCGACGAGGCGGCGACGATGTGCAGCGACGAGTCGACGACGACGGCCACCTCATCCATCCCCTGGAGCACGGAACGCGTCCCGTCGGGCAGATCCGTGGACGCCTGAATCCGAGCGGCATCCCGCGCGCGCAGGGCGAGCAGCAGGAGGCCCGCCAGGGCGCACCCCAGGAGGGCACCCACGCCGAGCGCGATCAGCGCCAGCTGCGTCGAGTCCATGAGCCCAGCGTAGAGTCGCTGCGACGACGCGAAATGCCTCCTGCCGCAAAAGGCGGGTCGCCCTCGCGCAGTGTTCACCGACGCGGCACCGTTCGTTAACCTTCGGAGGGGATGATCGCCGCGTCGCCGGTTCGGCATCCTGCCGCGCCCGCGAAGAGAGAGGTTCCCGCTGATGCGCGAAGTGTTCCACCAGTCGCTCGAAGACGTCCAGGCACGTCTGGTCGAGATCTCCGAGCTCGTGACGATCGCCGTCGACAAGGCCACCCGCGCGTTCGGAACGAGCGACGTCGCCCTGGCCGAGGAGGTCATCGAGGACGATCAGGTGATCGACGACAAGGCGATCGAGCTCGACGAGCTGGCCATCGAGATCCTCGCGCGCCAGCAGCCGGTGGCCCGCGACCTGCGGATCGTCGTCGCGGCGCTCCGGGTGAGCGCGTCGCTGGAACGCATGGGCGACATCGCCGAGCACATCGCTCAGCTCACGCGCATGCGCTTCCCCGAGCGCGCCATCCCCAAGGGCCTGAAGAGCACGTTCATCAAGATGGGCGAGCTCGACGTGGAGGCCGCACGCACCCTCACCGAGGTGCTGCGCACGGAAGACCTCGCGCTGGTCGAGAAGCTGCGTGCCCTCGAGGAAGAACTCGACGATCTGCACCTCGCGATCTTCGAGAAGGTGCTCGGCGAGACATGGAAGGGCGAGGCGGCCGCGACGGTCGACGCGACCCTCGCGAGCCGCTACCACGAGCGCTTCGCCGACCACGCCGTCTCGGTCGCCAAGAAGGTCGCCTACCTCGCGACCGGCGACTGGACCCCCGACACCAACGCGATCTCCATCGTCGCCGCCGGCGACTGACGCCTCAGACGCGACGACGTTTCGTCTGGCTACGCTCGCTCAACGACCGAGGGAAACACACACCGGTCGTTGAGCGGCGAGCGCAGCGACAAGACGAAACGCCCCCAGACGCGACGACGTCTCGTCTCGCTGCGCTCGCTCAACGACCGAGGGAAACACATACCGGTCGTTGAGCGAGGAGCGCAGCGACGAGACGAAACGCCCTCAGACGCAGCGACGTTTCGTCTCGCTGCGCTCGCTCAACGACCGGGAGCAACACACACCGGTCGTTGAGCGAGGAGCGCAGCGACGAGACGAAACGCCCTCAGACGCAGCGACGTTTCGTCTCGCTGCGCTCGCTCAACGACCGAGGGAAACACATACCGGTCGTTGAGCGAGGAGCGCAGCGACGAGACGAAACGCCCCCAGACGCAGCGACGTTTCGTCTCGCTGCGCTCGCTCAACTACCGGGAGCAACACACACCGGTCGTTGCGAACGCCCCCGGACGCAGCGACGTTTCGTCTCGCTACGCTCGCTCAACGACCGGGAGCAACACACACCGGTCGTTGAGCGAGGAGCGCAGCGACGAGACGAAACGCCTCGCGGGGACGCTCGCTACTTCTTGCCCTGGTTGGCGACGGCCGCGGCACCCGCAGCGGCGGCCTCGGGGTCGAGGTACTCGCCCGGTCCAAGCGGGCGCAGGTCTTCGCCGAGGCGGTAGACGAGCGGGATGCCGGTGGGGATGTTGAGTTCGGCGATGTCGGCGTCGCTGATGCCGTCGAGGTGCTTCACGAGCCCGCGCAGCGAGTTGCCGTGGGCCGTGACCAGCACGGTCTTGCCGGCCCGGAGGTCGGGGACGATGGCGCTGTCCCAGTAAGGAAGCAGACGGTCGATGACGATCTTGAGCGACTCGGTGCGGGGCACATCGCCGTCGATGCCGGCGTAGCGCGGGTCGTCGACCTGGCTGTAAGGGCTGTCGTCGGCGAGGTCCGGCGGCGGCACGTCGAACGAGCGGCGCCACAGCATGAACTGCTCGTTTCCGAACTCTTCGAGCGTCTCGGCCTTGTCCTTGCCCTGGAGCGCACCGTAGTGGCGCTCGTTGAGACGCCACGACCGCTGCACGGGGATCCACAGCCGGTCGGCCGCGTCGAGGGCGATGTTGGCGGTCTGGATGGCGCGGGACAGCAGCGAGGTGTGCAGCACGTCGGGCAGCAGGCCGGACTCCTTGAGCAGCTCGCCGCCGCGCTGGGCCTCGGCCTTGCCCTGGTCGGTGAGGCGGACGTCCACCCATCCGGTGAACTGGTTCGTCTTGTTCCACTCGCTCTGCCCGTGGCGGAGGAGGATCAGCGTGTACGGCGCGGTCATGGCGCCAGTCTATCGGCCGGGGCACTGCCATCATGGGTGGTATGACGCCGGAGAAAGTACCCGCGACGGGTCTCCGTGCGGCGTCGACAACCGTTGTCGGCCAGGTCACCCGGGGTACCACCAACACGAACCGGCTGCGCCGCGTCGACCGGTGGATCGCACGGCATCCGGTGCTGCGCCGCACCGCCGATCCGCTCGTGGTCGATCTCGGCTACGGGGCGAGCGGAGTCACGGCGTTCGAGCTGGAGGCGCGGCTGCGGCCCGTGCGACCCGACGTCGAGGTGCTCGGGCTCGAGATCGATCCGGCACGTGTCGAGCGGGCGCGCGCGCAGCTCGCCGACGTGCGGGCGGGGCGCATGTCGTTCGCCCCCGACGCGCGGGTGTCGTTCGCGCGGGGAGGCTTCGAGGTTCCGGCGCCCGGGGGCCGCTCCCCCGCGGTGATCCGCGCGTTCAACGTGCTGCGGCAGTACGACGAGTCCGACGTCGAAGCGGCCTGGTCGCGCATGTGCGCGCGCCTGCAACCGGACGGCATCCTCGTCGAGGGAACATGCGACGAGCTCGGGCGGATCAGCACCTGGGTGGAGGTCGGCGCAGACGCCGCACCTCGCTCACTCACCGTTTCGCTCCGATTGAGCGGCCTCGACTCGCCTGCCATCGCCGCCGAACGGCTCCCGAAGGCGCTCATCCACCGGAACGTCCCCGGGGAGCGCGTGCATGCGCTGCTGCACGCCCTCGACGCGGAGTGGACGCGGGCGGTCGCGGCATCCGCGTTCGGCCCCGTCCAGCGGTGGCGCACCGCGCTCACGGCGATGGCGGATGCCGGCTGGCCCGTCGGCGGGAGGCTGCGCTGGCGGCTGGGCGAGGTCACGGTCCCGTGGGATGCCGTGGCCCCCGCGACGGCATCGCGCTGACCGCGCAACCACGCGACCCCACGACCACACGACCCCGCGACCACGCGACCACGACGGTCGGCTAGACGCGCGGGAGTGCAGCGCGGGCGTCGGCTGCCGGCATCCCCGCCGCGGTCATGAGGTCGACCGCAAGCGGACGCAGCGCGCCCACGAGGTTCTGATCGAGGCTCTGCCGCCCCGCGGCGAGCACGACCGGATCGAGGCGCGCGGCGACCACGCGCACGGCCTCTCGGGCGGGCGGCTCGAACGAGATGTCGTCGAGGGACTCGCCGATGAGCCGCGCACCGGCGGCGAGCTCTGTCAGCAGATCGGCGGCGATCGGGCGTGGCCTCGCGTCGTCGCACACGTACACGACGCGACGCGCGATCACGCGCAGGTTGCGCACCGCCAGGTCGAGCTGGGCACGCACGCGCTCCTGCCGTTGGAGCTCGAAGCGCTGTCGACGCAGGAACGGCGAGATCCGGGCGATCGCGAGGCCCGACTCCAGCGACGACTGCCATCGATCGACGTGCGGCTGGAGGGCCCGCGCCTTCTGCAGCCCGCGCTCGGCGCGCACGCGATCGCCGCGGCGCAGCGCCTGCACGAGGGTCAGCACGGCGGCGTCGAAGGCGGTGAGGAGTTCGTGCCCGTCGCGCGTCACGGCGCGCACCGGGTTGCGGGGCACGAGAGCGGTCACCAGGAGCGCGGCGATTCCGCCGACCACCCCGTCGACGAGGCGGAGGAACGGCACACTGGCGGGGATCACCATGACGATCGCCGACTGGATGGCGGCGGCGATCGCGAATCCCGGCTGCGGCGACAGGAACCGCGCGACGGCGAGGCTCGCGGCCAGGGTCAGCCCGAGCTGCCACCAGCCGATCCCCGCAACCAGCAGGATCGCTTCGGCGATGAGGATGCCGAGCACCATCCCGATCACCGTCTCGAGCACCCGTCGGGGCCGCGCATCGCGCACGAGCCCGAGGCTGGAGATGGTGACGGTCGCCGCGAGGAGGGGCGCGGTGTGTCCGAGCACGAAGTGGGAGAACGCGTAGGCTCCCGTGGCAGCCACCACGATCTGCACGATCGCGGGGGCCGAGTCCCGCAGCCGCTCCACGCCCGCCCGCAGGTCGGCCCGCGCCTTGCCGCCCGTCGAGACGGGAGCCGTCTGGGGGTCGCTCACGGCCTCACCGGCGACGGGACAGCCGGGGCAGGCGGGGCACCGCCGCCGTGCGACCGGCGTCGGGCGGCACGATCTGCTCCTGCGCGGCCGTCACTTCGCCGCCGTCGACCGCGACGGTCAGCGGCGCGTCGACGGCGGTCGTGCGCTTCACGAGGGCGAGCGCGATGGGGCCCTCCTCGTGATGACGGGCCACCGAGGTGATCGCCCCCACGGGCTCCCCGCCGGCACGCACCTCCGCGCCCGGCTCCGGCAGCACCGCGTCGCTGCCGTCGAGCTGGAGCGCCACCAGGCGACGCGGCGGATGGCCCAGGTTGTGGACCTTGGCGACGGTCTCCTGCCCCCGGTAGCAGCCCTTGGAGAGGTGCACCGCGGTGCGCAGCCAGTCGACCTCGTGCGGAAGGGTGCGCCCGTCGGCTTCGGCGGCGACCCGCGGACGCCAGGCCGCGACCCGGAGCGCTTCCGCGGCGAGCACTCCGGCGAGACGACGCTCGCCGCGCTCGGCCTCACTCGCGAGCCGGTCGAGCGTGGAGGTCGTCACGATCGCCTCCGACCAGTCGCGCGCTGCGGCGGGGTGCGGATCGACGGCGGCATATCCCCACCCTCCGATCGCAACGTCGGGCCACGGGTCGCGCCACACCGCGACGACACCGTCGCCCAGGGTGTCGACAGCGGATGCCGTTCCGCCGACGACACCGAAGTCGGCGGACACGTCCTGCGGGTCGACGCGTAGGCGGAAGCGCATCCGTGTCAGCCAGGCCAGCAGCCCCGCGGCATCCTCTCGGTCGACGACGAGCCACGTGCGCTCGCCGTCGTCGACGACGCCGGCCGCGTGCTCGACGTGGCCGTTCGGGTCGAGGACGAGGAGCTCCGTGCTCACGCCGGGGGCGAGAGCGGCGAGCGCTTGCGAGGTGAGCGAGTCCAGCCACGTGAGCCGGTCCTCCCCCGCCACGGTGAGCACCGACCGGTCGGCGCGGGGGACGACGGCCTCCCCGGCTTCCAGGGCACGCTGCTCGCGCAACGGGTTGCCCACGTGCAGGAGCACCGCGTCATCGACGACGGCCGCCGGCACGGCGGCGAACGGGGAGACCATCAGTCGGCCCGCGCCAGCCGAGCCGAGGCGTGAGAGGCGAGGGAGCCGCCGAGGGCGGCGATGTCCCACGCCCACAGGAGGTGTCCGTCGACGTAGCCGTACATGCGCGTCGCGGCCGCGTAGTCCTTCGCGCTCGCGGGACGCACCACCGCGTCGGTGGCCAGATCGATGCGCGGCCCCTGCACCTGGCCGACGTAGAGCTCGCTCGTGCCGTCGGAATGGACGATCGCGACCTCCAGGTCGAAGCCGCCCGCGGCGTTGCGGAGCGACTCCACGTCATCGGCGGTGCGAGGCGCGTCGCGCACCTCGAGCGCGGGCAGGAGGGCGGGGCCGGCGTCGGCGTCGCCCGCCGGACGGCCCAGGCGCCAGTAACCCTGCTCGGCGACGAGCGGATGCCGCGTGCCGTCGTCGGCGAGGAACCAACCGCTGGCGGCGTAGTTGACGTAGTCGCCGCCGTCATGGCTGAAGCTCACGCGATGCGCGAATTCGCCCGAGAAGTGACGGTCTCCCGACGTGTAGTCGATGACGCCCGTGCCCTCCCAGACTCCGAGCAGCCACGAGAGCGGAACGATGTCCGCCGGGAGATCGGTGGGGAGATCGATCACGGGATCAGCGCTGGCCGCGGTACAGGTTCTTGAGCACGACGGCCGAGACGAACACGATCGCCAGCGACGCGAGGCCGAGCAGTCCGACGAAGAACAGTTCGAGAGCGACGAGGTCCATGAGCCCTACTCTACGCCGAGTATCGGCCCGTCACGCCGAAAACAGGGTCGCGAGACCGAGGCCGACGCCGATGAATCCCATCACCAGCAGACCTCCCAGCACGCTCAGCGCCACCCGCTGGACGAACCCCTGCGAGCGAGCCGACCAGAGGTGCACCGCGAAGGCGATCGGCACGACGAGCCCCATGCCCACGCCCATCCACGCTGCGCGCCAGTCGTCGGGCGCGAGGATGCCGACGAGCACCGCGATCACGGCCGCGGCGGCCCACACGACGAGCACTCCGGCCATCGAACGGCGGGGGGCGATCTCGGGCACACTCACCCCTCCATTGTGGCCCGGGGCGCTCGCGGCGTCGACCTCCGCGCGGAGGTCCTAAGATGAAGGCACGGTTCCGGCATCCGGACCGGGAAGGACCCCCTTGGCTCAGCTCCTCGTCTTGAGCTCCGCCCCCACATCCACACCAGGAGGCGGAGCGGTTCTTCCCGCGCTCGAGCTTCTCAGCCACCGGGTGCGTCAGATTCCCGCCGAGCCCGCTCAACTGGTCAACGCGCCGAGCGCCGACGTCATCTTCGTCGATGCCCGCATCGACCTCGTCGGCGCGAAGTCGCTGTGCAAGATCCTCAACACGACGGGTCTCGACGCGCCGCTCGTGCTCGTCGTGACCGAAGGCGGCCTGACCGCCGTGTCGACTGACTGGGGCGTCGACGACGTGATCCTCGTCGGTGCCGGCCCCGCCGAAGTCGACGCGCGCATCCGCCTCGCGATCGGCCGCATGACGAAAGATCCCGTCTCGACGCGGATCCAGACCTCGGGCGTCACGATCGACGAATCGTCGTACTCCGCGAAGGTCCACGGCAAGCCCCTCGACCTCACCTACAAGGAGTTCCAGCTCCTGCACTTCTTCGCAACCCACCCGTCGCGGGTGTTCACGCGCGAGCAGCTGCTGAGCGAAGTGTGGGGCTACGACTACTTCGGCGGAACCCGCACGGTCGACGTGCACGTGCGCCGGCTGCGCGCCAAGCTCGGCGACATGGAGCAGCTCATCGGCACCGTGCGCAACGTCGGCTACCGCTTCAACGTGTACGAGGAAGACCAGGTCGCCTCCCCGCGGGAGCGCTCCGACGCGTGACCGGTTAACGCGTCGTCCACCTCGCCCTGCAATGATGAGGGGATGATCGACACCGCGGTTACCGACTCCGGCTTGGGTGACGCCGACGACGACGACTTCGACGCCGTCGAGGTCGCGGATTCGCTCCTGCCCGACCACCGCTACCTCGACCGCGAGGTGAGCTGGCTCGCGTTCAACCAGCGGGTGCTGGAACTCGCGGAGGATGCCACGCTCCCCGTGCTGGAGCGCGCCAACTTCCTCGCGATCTTCGCGAGCAACCTCGACGAGTTCTTCATGGTGCGGGTGGCCGGACTCAAGCGCCGCATCATGACGGGGCTGGCCATCCCCACCAACGTGGGCCGCTCACCGCAGGAAGTGCTCGCCGACATCTCCGCCGACGCCCATGCGCTGCAGCTGCGTCACGCGGCGGCATGGGAAGAGCTCGTGCGGCCGGCGCTCGCGGCCGGCGGCATCGAAGTGGTCATGTGGGAGGCCCTGACCGACCCGGAGCGGGAGAGCCTGTACGGCTACTTCCAGAACCAGGTCTTCCCCGTCCTCATGCCGCTCGCCGTCGACCCGGCGCACCCGTTCCCCTACATCTCCGGGCTCTCGCTCAACCT
This genomic window from Candidatus Microbacterium phytovorans contains:
- a CDS encoding FABP family protein encodes the protein MIDLPTDLPADIVPLSWLLGVWEGTGVIDYTSGDRHFSGEFAHRVSFSHDGGDYVNYAASGWFLADDGTRHPLVAEQGYWRLGRPAGDADAGPALLPALEVRDAPRTADDVESLRNAAGGFDLEVAIVHSDGTSELYVGQVQGPRIDLATDAVVRPASAKDYAAATRMYGYVDGHLLWAWDIAALGGSLASHASARLARAD
- a CDS encoding glycine cleavage T C-terminal barrel domain-containing protein, with the translated sequence MVSPFAAVPAAVVDDAVLLHVGNPLREQRALEAGEAVVPRADRSVLTVAGEDRLTWLDSLTSQALAALAPGVSTELLVLDPNGHVEHAAGVVDDGERTWLVVDREDAAGLLAWLTRMRFRLRVDPQDVSADFGVVGGTASAVDTLGDGVVAVWRDPWPDVAIGGWGYAAVDPHPAAARDWSEAIVTTSTLDRLASEAERGERRLAGVLAAEALRVAAWRPRVAAEADGRTLPHEVDWLRTAVHLSKGCYRGQETVAKVHNLGHPPRRLVALQLDGSDAVLPEPGAEVRAGGEPVGAITSVARHHEEGPIALALVKRTTAVDAPLTVAVDGGEVTAAQEQIVPPDAGRTAAVPRLPRLSRRR
- a CDS encoding phosphoglyceromutase, with the protein product MTAPYTLILLRHGQSEWNKTNQFTGWVDVRLTDQGKAEAQRGGELLKESGLLPDVLHTSLLSRAIQTANIALDAADRLWIPVQRSWRLNERHYGALQGKDKAETLEEFGNEQFMLWRRSFDVPPPDLADDSPYSQVDDPRYAGIDGDVPRTESLKIVIDRLLPYWDSAIVPDLRAGKTVLVTAHGNSLRGLVKHLDGISDADIAELNIPTGIPLVYRLGEDLRPLGPGEYLDPEAAAAGAAAVANQGKK
- a CDS encoding class I SAM-dependent methyltransferase; amino-acid sequence: MTPEKVPATGLRAASTTVVGQVTRGTTNTNRLRRVDRWIARHPVLRRTADPLVVDLGYGASGVTAFELEARLRPVRPDVEVLGLEIDPARVERARAQLADVRAGRMSFAPDARVSFARGGFEVPAPGGRSPAVIRAFNVLRQYDESDVEAAWSRMCARLQPDGILVEGTCDELGRISTWVEVGADAAPRSLTVSLRLSGLDSPAIAAERLPKALIHRNVPGERVHALLHALDAEWTRAVAASAFGPVQRWRTALTAMADAGWPVGGRLRWRLGEVTVPWDAVAPATASR
- the phoU gene encoding phosphate signaling complex protein PhoU, with the protein product MREVFHQSLEDVQARLVEISELVTIAVDKATRAFGTSDVALAEEVIEDDQVIDDKAIELDELAIEILARQQPVARDLRIVVAALRVSASLERMGDIAEHIAQLTRMRFPERAIPKGLKSTFIKMGELDVEAARTLTEVLRTEDLALVEKLRALEEELDDLHLAIFEKVLGETWKGEAAATVDATLASRYHERFADHAVSVAKKVAYLATGDWTPDTNAISIVAAGD
- a CDS encoding FUSC family protein, with product MSDPQTAPVSTGGKARADLRAGVERLRDSAPAIVQIVVAATGAYAFSHFVLGHTAPLLAATVTISSLGLVRDARPRRVLETVIGMVLGILIAEAILLVAGIGWWQLGLTLAASLAVARFLSPQPGFAIAAAIQSAIVMVIPASVPFLRLVDGVVGGIAALLVTALVPRNPVRAVTRDGHELLTAFDAAVLTLVQALRRGDRVRAERGLQKARALQPHVDRWQSSLESGLAIARISPFLRRQRFELQRQERVRAQLDLAVRNLRVIARRVVYVCDDARPRPIAADLLTELAAGARLIGESLDDISFEPPAREAVRVVAARLDPVVLAAGRQSLDQNLVGALRPLAVDLMTAAGMPAADARAALPRV